The window caaccccgagtgattcgaggctcatccgttgggggtgactcgaaggagattacggtgagccttcggtggcgttccgcaagctttggctccggcaccgctccaaacggagagtagctcttccccaaggaagagtgaacttcgggataaaatccgcgtcctcgtctcacttgtggttaatcctttcccgcactttacttagccttgtatgcttgttggcttgctaattagtttgttggctagcatatttagcttagagcttgcttgtcatataggttgtgttcacctagttgcatatctagtgaaccctttatatccgctaagccttaaaattgacaagaaagagtaaaatttgtagtctcctattcaccccccctctagtcgaccgcATCGATCCTTTCAGGAGGTGTTGCAGCAGCTGCGGTAGCAGGACGCGTGGTCGCGTGGTAGAGGCGCGGCGCAGCAGCCTTGCGCGCCTGGTTCTGCTCCTCCATCTGAAGCATGGAGCGGGCCTCAGCAAGTGTTGGCAGAGGACGGAGGAGAGGGATCAGGGTCGCCTGCTGAGCGAAGCGGTCGTCAAGACCGCCCATTAGTGCGTGAAGAAGCGACCGATCGGCAACCACCTCTCCAAGCTCGCGGAGCTCGTCGCCAATCGCCTTGATCCGTTGACAGAAGACGCCCACGGGGCGATCGCCCTGCGTGATCGTGCGAAGCTCGGTGTTGAGGGCCGAGACGCGAGCATCCCGGTTGTCCTGGAAGAGCCGGCGGAGCTCGGCCCAAATATCACGCGCGGAGGCACCATCCGTCACCACAAGGTTGAAGAGCTCCGTCGAGATGCGAGTATACAGCCACTGGATGATGGCGAGGTCGTGTTTGATCCTGCGAGGATCATGGGGAGCGGGTGGGTGATCGCCGGAGATGTGGTGGAGAAGAGAGCAGCGACCGAGATGCATCTCAAAGAGATGGCGCCAGTGGTAGTAATTATGGCTGTtgagatcaagaactatggggatgaAGGGAGTAATATCGGTGATGGTGTCGCTAAAGGTAAGGGATGGAGGTGGGATGGTGGCTGGCGGAGCAGTTGGGCCGCCCTGGATGGGAGCGGTGGCCATGGGTAAGGTGTGGCCGCCGGGAATGGAAGCAGTAGCGAGAGGAGTGGTTTGGCCGTCGGAGAGTTGGGGAGGGGGCTGGCCGCCGGGGAGAGGGAGGGTTGGTTGCCCGCTGGTGTTCGTCATGGCGAGCGAGGAGAGGAAGGATTGATATCTGatactgttgagga is drawn from Aegilops tauschii subsp. strangulata cultivar AL8/78 chromosome 1, Aet v6.0, whole genome shotgun sequence and contains these coding sequences:
- the LOC109774805 gene encoding uncharacterized protein, producing MATAPIQGGPTAPPATIPPPSLTFSDTITDITPFIPIVLDLNSHNYYHWRHLFEMHLGRCSLLHHISGDHPPAPHDPRRIKHDLAIIQWLYTRISTELFNLVVTDGASARDIWAELRRLFQDNRDARVSALNTELRTITQGDRPVGVFCQRIKAIGDELRELGEVVADRSLLHALMGGLDDRFAQQATLIPLLRPLPTLAEARSMLQMEEQNQARKAAAPRLYHATTRPATAAAATPPERIDAVD